AAATACTGGATATATGATGGTTATCTTCACAGGTGCAATCTCGTCTTTAGGTAAAGAGTACAAAGAAGCATTTCAGATGGACTCTAGTTCCAGTTTACAATATGCTTTTAGAATAGTAGTTCCATTAATAGCTCCGATCATATTTTTTGTTGTTATATTGAGCATAGTTAATTCGTTTCTGATGTTTCGAGAGGTTTATGCACTATACGGAAATTCACCACCAAATACAGTATATTTACTACAGTACTTTATGAATAACAACTTTTATAAGCTAAATTATCAGAGATTAAGTACAGCTGCTTTTATAGTTGTTATGGGAATATCAATACTCATAATAGCTTTTTTAAGATTTCAAGAGAAGCATTTGGATCATTAGGAGGTATAGTATGGCTAGGAAAATATTTAAAAATGCATTCATTTATATCTTTTCTTTAATATGTATACTTCCAATGATGATTATGATATTTTACTCCTTTAAAGGTATAGATGGGCGCTTTTCGCTTGTACAATATGGACTAGCACTATTTCAGACAGAAGATTTCTTTAGAGGTTTTTGGAACTCCATAATATATACATTTGTGATTATTGGTATCAATATACCATTATCGCTTTTAAGTGCCTATGGATTTAGCAGGTTTAACTTTAAGGGAAAAGGTGTTTTGTATTGGCTTTATATTGTACTTATGCTTATGCCTTTTCAAGCAACGATGGTAGCTCAACATCTTACCTTAAAAACACTGAATATAATAGATAGACCTATGGCAGTGATATTACCTAATATATTTTCCACATTTGGAACCATACTTATGGCACAGTATATGAGAGGGATAAATAAGGAAATACTTGATGCAGGAAGAATAGATGGGTTTGGTGAGTTTAGGCTCTTTTTGCAGATAACTGCACCCATTTGTAAATCAATCATTTTTGCCCTTACTGTTCTGATATTTATAAACTACTGGTCTATGGTAGAACAACCACTAGTATTTATTGAAGATGCTGTTGATATGCCATTATCTGTTATATTAAATGCCAGTAAAAGATTTAGAAACATTGCATTTGCTTGCGGCGCTTTATTTAGCATATTGCCCATTCTTTTATATCAGTTTTCCTATGATGATTTAGTTTATGGAATAAATCTTACAGGTGGCGTTAGCATAGAAGGTGTAGAAAAAAAAGCAAAGGCACGAACAAACAGGCAAACTATCTCTAAGATTATAGTTGTTTTCATGATTAGCATGGGTATATGTACATTATTTACTCAAAAGATTAGCTATGTCATGACACCTAAAGTAGAGATAGTGCATATAAGGAGCGGAGACTTAAAATCTATTCCAAGTGATCCCACAAGTGAATCATTAGGATTTTATACATATATTGTGCCCACCTCCTGTATTCATACGAACGGTCAAGATCAGGTCATTTATACTATTATGACAGAGAAGTCACGACGTCAAAGAGATGAAGCCGTGAAAATGGTCGTTAAAGTAATTGAAACTAATGGAATGGAGACAGCAATTCAAGGTGGATTTTCTCAAGATACTAAAATTATTGCAAGATCCACAAAGCCCATTACAGATGGAATGATTGTAAGGGTATTGAATAATGGGGGTGCTGATTATGGGGATTAAGCAGAGAATTGCACTGATAGCAGGGCTTATACTCATACTATCTGCTATGTTTTTCTTCCAGAAAAGTATAATAGATGAGTTTTCTTTTAATCCAGAACGAGTTGAGTTATATTTCAATAAAGAAAGTGAGATTTTATCAGCTATTCTAGCTGAAGAAGAGTATATTAATGAGAGATATACTATAGCATATGAGGAAATGGAAAACAACTCAGATAATAGTGCTTTTATTATCTCCATACTAAAGGATTCAAATGATGAAGATGAGTTTTTTAAAGATAAGTTTTTAGATTATTTAAAACTCAAGATTCCTTATATATCTGAGGAAACACTAAGCATTACTGATTATTCCAGTAACAATAGGATTCTAGCAGAGTGGCATAAGGGGACTAAGCTATTTATAGCTTCTTTGTTATTTATACTAATAGTGATAATCTTCATAAGAAGAGTAAAAAACATAAAAAACCACGTAAAGGAAGAGCTCAAAATACATTACATAAAAGAGATGATAAAATTAAGAATAAGTGAAATCCTTGAAGAAGCTATTAAGCTGGTAGTACTGATGTTTGGAGGAATATTCCTGTTGCAATGGATTATAAAATTTCAGTTCAATATCCCTGGAAAATACTTACCAGCCTATGATATTTTTGACTTTGAGTTCTATCAAAACTTGAGCAATACTACAAAGTTGGCTTTAAGTAGTTATGGGTATCTTTTTGATAGTACTTTAAATAAAGTTAGATTGCTTAGCCTCGGATTTTTTATACTAGGAATAATTACACTTTTAATTATTATAAGAACTTTCAATAATAAGCTACTGAGAGGAAGGGATTGATGTGGGAAAAGTAGTGTTTAAAAACATAAAAAAAGTATATTCAGGAAATGTTCTTGCAGTAAAAGACTTTAATCTTGAGATAGAAGATAAGGAATTTGTAGTATTAGTTGGCCCTTCAGGTTGTGGGAAATCCACAGTGCTAAGAATGGTTGCAGGTCTTGAACCTATTACTTACGGGGAATTATTTATAGATGAAAAAAAGGTTAATGAAGTTGCACCAAAGGATAGAGATATAGCTATGGTATTTCAAAACTATGCCCTCTACCCTCATATGACAGTTTATGAAAATATGGCTATAGGATTAAAACTTAGGAAAGTACCTAAGAAAGAAATTGATTTAAAGATTAGAACTGTAGCAAAACTAATTAATATTGAAGAATTACTAAACAGAAAACCAAAGGCATTATCAGGAGGTCAGCAGCAAAGAGTAGCTTTAGGAAGAGCTATAGTAAGAAATCCAAATGTATTTTTAATGGACGAACCATTATCAAATCTAGATGCTAAGTTAAGGGTTCAGATGAGAACAGAGATAATTAAGCTACATAAGGAGCTAGCCACCACATTCATATATGTAACTCATGACCAAACAGAAGCCATGACTATGGGAACTAGAATTGTAGTTATGAAGGACGGACTAATACAGCAAGCTGCAAGCCCTATGGAAATTTACAATAATCCTGTAAATACTTTTGTTGCAGGTTTTATTGGGACACCTCAAATGAATTTTATAGATGTTAAAATTTCAGTAGAAGGTGAAGATGCTTATATAAAATTTGGAGGAGAAAAGCTGAAAATTAAGAACTCAAAGCTATTATTAGATAAAAATGAGTCGCAAGGTGAGATGATTTTAGGCGTTAGACCTGAACATATCCAGATTGAGCCAGTTAATGACTATATAGATCTAATAGGTACAATAGATATTGTTGAACATATGGGTGCTGAAACTTATATTCATGTGCAAGTCGGTAGTGAGAAGCTAACTGTAAGAGTACCTTATGAAGTTAATAAAAAAGCAGGAGATAAAATTAAAATTTTTATAGATGAAAGCAAAATCTATCTATTTAATAAGACTAACCAAAAGTTAATAGGAAAGTTGTAAAAAATCATGGAGCTAGGTAAGCTAAGTGATAATTAAAATTAATATACCATCCTCATGCTTCCTCCAATTGGTTTACATAATACGAAAAAAGGTTAATCCCCCCAGCGAGATCAACCTTTTTTTCTTTTCTCAGTATATTATAGCTTAAAAATACCAGATGTGCAAGAAATACTTAGAAATAAAAAGAAATACTTAAGTTAAGTGATATAATAATTTTCTCGTATAATGAAGCCTTAAATTTGTAAATTATAAGGGCTTTATTTTTAACTACATATTGTATAAAATTAGTTTACTGTCATTTCACCGCATATAAAAGAAATGCTTATTTATATTACGATTACTATAGGAGGTGTAGCCTATGCAGGCCCAGAAACATCCAGCATACGATGAGGAAAATAGGTTTTTAAAGGATATCTGTAAGTGTATGAATGCAGAAATAGATTATCTAGAAAAAGAAACGAAAAGAATGGATGACGAATTATCAAGACTTAAAAGGTCAGTAGGAGGTAGTTATAGTGATGATGTTATTGTAAAGACTACAGTTCATGAAGCAAATAAAAAGAAGCTTAATCAACTCAAGAAAGCCGAAGAGAAGCCTTATTTTGGAAGAATAGATTTCAAGGATATAGATAAGTCCGAATATGAGACCTTCTACATTGGCAAAACAAGCTTATCTAGAAGAGACGATGATAAGATGCTTATACTTGACTGGAGAGCTCCTATGGCAAGCTTATATTATAGCGGTGAAATAGGAGAAGTAATGTATAAGGCTCCTAGTGGGCTCATAATAGGAGACTTAGAGATTAAGAGACAATACGAGATTTATAATAAAGAATTAATCAATATATTTGACAAAGGGCTTACTCCAATGGATGAGTACCTACAATCTGCACTATGGGAAAAGAAAGATAACAGATTAAGGGATATAGTCAATACAATACAGAGTGAGCAAAATGATATAATCAGAGCAGACAAAGGAAAGGTCCTAATTGTACAAGGAGTAGCAGGTAGCGGAAAAACTACAATTGTACTTCACAGAATAGCATATCTTATGTATACCTATCAGGAGGTATTTGATACTGATAAGCTCCTTATCATAGTACCTAATAATCTCTTCTTAAACTATATTTCTGATGTGTTACCGGATTTAGGTGTTGAAGAAATAAAACAGTCAACATTTGAAGACCTTGCAATGACATTATTGAATAAAGAATATAGATTAGTAGAAGCTGAAAAGAAGTTTTTTCAACTGCTAGACTATAAAAACCTATCACAAGAGTCCAGAAGTCTATTGAAGTTTAGCTCTTATTTTAAAGGCTCAATGATATTCAAAAATATTATAGATAAGTATGTCGTTAAACTATCTTCAAGCTTTGTTCCTAAAACTGACCTTAAAATAAAAGACTTTGTGGTTTATTCCTACGAAGAAGTTATTAAAATGTATGAGGAAGACTATAGATATTTACCTATTGTTCCACGGTCAAGGAGAATTAGAAAATATATAGAAGCCAATATAGCAGATAGAGTTAAGGAAATTCAATCTAAAATCACTAAGAGATATGACAATAAAGTAAAGCTTTTAAAAGCATCTGCAGAAGACATAGAATCCATAAGAGAAGAACTCATTAAGGTTTATGATGAAAGAGATAGGCTAAATGAAGAGTTGGAAAATTCAATGCATAAATCTATAAGAGAATACTTTAACCAATGGCAAAGCATAGATGTAGATATGTTGTATAAAACATTACTAACTGATTTTAACAATCTAAGGAAATATATTGATAAAGAAATAGACCAGGAAAAAATTGAATTTATTAGTTCTTATTCCAAGTCTATTTTTAATAATGGAATGGTAGAAAGAGAAGATTTAGCGGCACTCTTATATTTTCATCTAAAACTTGAAGGATTGTCCTTAAAGGGTAAATACAATCATATAGTAGTAGATGAGGCTCAAGACTATAGTGAACTTCAAATGTATATATTAAGGCAGCTTAGTAGCAATGATTCCTTTACAATAGTAGGAGATATATCACAGGGGATACATTCGTATAAAGGAATAGGAAGCTGGAAAGAGCTGATGGAGGATGTATTTTCTGATTGTGATAGAGAACTTTTAAACTTGAAAATTTGCTATCGTTCTACAATGGAGATAATGAACTTTGCTAATGAAGTTATTAAAAAATTAAGAAAAGAAAATATCATTCTTGCTGAACCTGTTCTAAGGTCAGGAGATAAGCCCTTTATTATAAAGAAAAACAGTGAAACTGAGATTACTAGTGATATTGCCTTAAGAATAAAAGAACTTAAAAACGAAGGTCATAAATCAATCGCCATAATATGCAAGACAACAGAGGAGAGCTTAGATGTATATGAAATGCTGAAGAACTCTGTAAGTGATGACATAAACTTAATTACTGATAAGGATATATCTTATTCAGGTGGAATAGTAGTTATCTCAGCATATCTGTCAAAGGGGTTAGAGTTTGATGTAGTCATAGTATTTAACTGTTCTGATGATAATTATATTTTAGATGAGCTTCATGTAAAGCTATTCTATGTATCCATAACAAGACCTTTGCATAAGCTTTTTATATACCATAAGGGTAAACCATCTGAGTTATTAGATATAGATGGTGAATATTTCAATAATCTCTAAAACACAGAAAAAAGTCACGAGTTCTTAATTTTTCGTGACTTTTCTAAATTTATTGTAAATAATGAAGCTATTGCATTCATCGACAAAATCAGTTATAATAGTATTATTGATAACGATTATCATTATGCTTCTTCATAGAGAGTAGGAGGAAAATTATGGATAAGATATCATTAGCTTCTCTAAAGTCCAATGAATATGGAAGAGTTAAGGAGATTTTTGGAGGCTGTAAAGCTAAAAAAAGACTTTATGAGCTAGGACTTTATAAAAATGCTTGTGTTAAAGTTGAAAAGAACGATTTTGGTCCCCTTATTTTAAATTTATCTGGTAATAAATTGGCTTTAGGTCGTGGATTAGCCAGTCACGTTATAGTTGAGCGTTAATTTTTTATTTAATTGAGAGCGACCATCATTTACAAAAGGAGATGTCTTAATGAACACTATTGCTCTTGTAGGTAATCCAAATTGTGGGAAAACTACATTGTTTAATGCTTTAACTGGTTCAAACCAGCATATTGGTAACTGGCCAGGTGTTACAGTTGAAAAAAAAGAAGGAAAATTTAAATATAAAGGTGACATTTATAGTGTTATCGACTTACCAGGGACCTATAGTCTTGGAGCTTATTCAGAGGATGAGGTAGTTGCTCGTGACTATATACTTAAGGGAAATCCTGATGTTGTAATCAATGTGGTAGATGCTACTAATCTTGAAAGGAATTTATATTTAACAACCCAATTAATAGAGATGGGGACAAAGGTTATCATAGCTTTAAATATGATGGATGAGGCTCAACAAAAAAATATTGAGATAGATTTGAACAAGCTGTCTAAAGAATTAGGCGTTCCTGTAATTCCTACTATAGCTTCTAAAAATAAGGGCTTAGATTCTTTGATTGAAAAATCCATTAAATACATTAAAGAAAGCCAAGATTCTAAATTAGAATTTAGCTATGGCGGTGATATTGATAAAGAAATTGAACATATAAAATCCTTACTTGACAATTCAGGATTAGGTTATCCTCCTAAATGGATAGCTGTAAAGCTTTTAGAGGGGGATAAAGAGGTTTTTAGACTTATAGAAAGTAAAGGACCTGTTTCCATTCGAGAAAAACTTGCATCTTTGGAGGAAAAAGCGGCTGATTACGAATTTGAAATTGTAGATAAAAGATATGATTTCATCGGTAAGATTGTAAACAAGGCAGTAAAAAAGCCTGTAAAGGCAATAGAAACAAGAACTGATAAAATAGATAAGATTATTACTCATAAATATTTAGGACTTCCAATATTTGCACTTATTATGTTTGGTATATTTCAGTTAACTTTTGTTATTGGTAAAGACTTACTTGGTGGATATGTGGCAACTTTTATAGAGATAATTGGAGAGTATGTAGTTAATTTATTATCCATGGTAAATGCTCCAGAATGGTTGCTATCTTTTCTTTCTGAAGGTATATTTAGTGGAGTGGGTGCTGTATTTGAGTTTATACCTCTCATCACTGTATTATATTTTTTCATAGGTATACTAGAAGATACAGGATATATGGCGAGGGCTGCCTATATAATGGATGGTTTAATGAGGGCCCTTGGTCTTCATGGGAAAACATTCATTTCTATGGTAGTAGGCTTTGGCTGCAATGTACCTGGTATAATGTCTACTAGAACTTTAGATAATAAAAAAGATAGGATGATTGCTTTACTTATAAACCCATTTATGTCCTGTGGTGCAAGATTACCTATTTACTTAGTATTTATAGCTGCCTTTTTCCCTAAGCATGGAGGAATAGTATTATTTTCTCTTTATGCTTTAGGTATAGTTGTGGCATTGTTAGTAGGTAAAATATTTTCAAAGACATTATTTAAAGGCGAATCTTCTGACTTTATCATGGAGCTACCCCCATATAGATTACCTATATTCAAATATGTTCTAAGAGATATGTGGGACAAGGTATGGGACTTTTTATATAGAGCTGGGACCATCATCTTTGTTGTGGTTTCTGTTCTTTGGATTCTATCAATATTACCATTTGGAGTGGAACCCTATAGTCAGGAAAGTATATTAGGTAGAATAGGAACTATTTTAGCTCCGATATTTGTACCAGCGGGATTTGGTACTTGGCAGGCTACAGTTAGTTTATTTGCAGGTATAGCTGCCAAGGAAGCTGTTGTCGCAATACTTGGAATGGTTTATGCAGGTGTATCAGAAGGTTCTCAGTTGGTAACTGCTTTACAGGGTGTGTTTACACCACTTACAGCTACATCATTTATGGTTATGACTCTTTTATATACTCCTTGTGCCGCAGTATTAGCCACTGTAAAACATGAAACTAAGTCTAATAAATGGATGATATTTATGGCAGTTTATCCATTTGTTATAGGCTGGATTGGCGCAGTTCTAGTTTACCAAATTGGTAGACTACTAGGTTTTTAGGAGGGGGCCAATGCTTAAGGATGTTTTAAAGGAAATATCTAATGCAAAAGCATTTTCTGTTTCTTTGCTTGCAAAGAATTTAAAAATATCAGAGGGTCTAGTTGAAGACATAGTGAAGGAATTATCACGAATGGGTTATATTGTTGAAGACATGGGCTCTCCAACTTGCGGCATACCATGTAGTGGATGCGCAATGAAGGCTTTTTGTAATTCTATACCTATAAAGACTTTTACTGTAACGGCTAAGGGGAAGAAGTTACTTGAAAGCATACAAAAGACCTATGTATAAGTTCTTTGTTAATTGTAGAGGTAGTTTGACAGAGATACTAAATATTAAAGTGAATATTTCAATAATCCATAAATACACAAAAAGGCACGAGCTTTTTATTTGATATGATACTTCCAAAGTAGACAGTCTAATTAATTAAAAATTAGATTTTCCACTTGGAGGTATTTTTTTATGTAAAAAATCAGTTATAAGCAAAAACAGAATTAATTAATTAATTAATCATATTTTATATAATGATTAGTTTGGATTACAAAAATAACTGTTTACAAATCTAGGCATATTAACTATACTATAATATATACCCCTATAGGGTATATAAGGGATTAAAAAAACTGTTCAATTAAGGGAGGTTTATATGAAAAACTTAAACAACTACTATATCAAAACAAATCGTTCTTTTAGTTTTATTAGAAAATTTGCCTGGATACTGACGGTTCTTGTAGCTATTGGAGGACAATGGGAACCTAAATTAGGTTTAATTGTTATATTTATAATGGCTGGGTTAACAATTACAGCATTTTTCAATGGAAGGTACTGGTGCGGGAATTTTTGTCCTCATGGAAGTCTATTTGATAAAGTCATTTTGCCTATTAGCAAGAATAAGAAAATTCCAAATTTCTTAAAATCTAAATTTATGATAATTGGTTTTCTTATATTTTTTATGGCCAACTTTATAAGAAGAATACTCAAAATATTTCAAGCATGGGGAACTTATGACTTTTTAGATAAATTGGGGTATTTATTTTCTAACACCTATTTAATGGTTTTAATTGTAGGAGGTATCCTAGCAATATTTATTAACGTTCGTACATGGTGTCAATTTTGTCCAATGGGAACAATACAGAAGTTATCCTATAAATTAGGGAAGGCTTTAGGTTTTGCTAAAAAGACTGAAAAGAAAATTACTATTTCAAACCAAGAAAAATGCTACAAATGTGGTAAATGTGCTAGGGTTTGTCCTTTTCAGTTAATGCCTTATATGGAGTTTTCTCATAATAATCAATTAAATAATATTGATTGTATCAAGTGCTCTACTTGTGTAGTAAACTGCCCTGCAGGGATTTTATCACTTGAAAAAATGTCAAGAAGCTAATAAAGAAACAAATAAAAAAGAAATTCCCCAAATAAAAATACTTATTGCATTTTTAAATCAAAAATGGTACCATATGTATGTAATCAATTTTAAGATAAGTTTACATGTTAAAGGGGAGTAACTTCCTTAGGGTGATAAAGTCAACAACCGGAGGGTATCTATATACCACCTGGCTTTATCCTTTGATACGTCAAAGAAGTAAGACCTTTAGCGATATTTTGTCCATTTGGAACAAAATACTGCTAAAGGTCTTTTTGTTTAGGTTCATATTTTATATAAACAAACTAAATTTATTTTGTGGAGGTGGGTAAAATAAGAAGTGTTTAGTAGCACATAGATAAATTTTGTTTTATGTATGGAATGATAATTTTATCGTTTAGCAGTATGATTTATTACTATTTAGAGAATAGGAGTGTGGATAAGTATGTGGTTTTCGAAATCACAGGAAGAAGTACTTAAGGAACTTAATGTAAATCCTAAAACGGGACTGGCCACTGAAGAAGTAAACTCTAGGCTTCAAAAATATGGTGAGAATAAACTAAAAGGAAAACCAAAGAAAAGTTTAATTTCCTTATTTCTTGCACAGCTTAAAGACATGCTAATATATGTTCTTTTAGGTGCAACAGCTATAACAATTGCAATCGGACATTATGAAGATGCTATAATAATTCTTCTAGTTGTCATATTGAATGCAGTAATAGGAGTAGTTCAGGAGAATAAAGCTGAAAAGGCTATCGAAGCATTGCAACAAATGACTACACCAAAAACCCTTGTAAGACGTGATGGAGAAGTTAAAGAGATAGACTCAGAAAAGGTTGTGCCAGGAGATATTGTAATTATAGATGCAGGTAGATATATACCAGCAGACATTAGATTAATTAATAGTGCTAACCTTCAAATTGAAGAATCTGCCTTAACTGGTGAATCTGTACCTAGTGCTAAGGATGCAAATGATATTCATGAAGACCCTAAGACTCCAATAGGAGATAAGTCAAACATGGCATTTATGTCTACACTTGCTACCTATGGTAGAGGTGAAGGCGTTGTTGTAGCCACAGCTATGGAAACTGAAATAGGTAAGATAGCAAAGATACTTGATGAAGGTAATGATGAACTGACTCCTCTGCAAAGAAGGCTAGAGGAACTTGGTAAGGTTCTTGGTTTTTTAGCAATTGGGATTTGTGCGGTAATATTTTTAATTGGAGTATTCCAAAAAAGAGATTTATTTGATATGTTTTTAGTTGCCATAAGTTTAGCAGTTGCAGCAATTCCAGAAGGGTTAGCTGCTATAGTTGCTATAGTTTTAGCACTTGGAGTTACTAGAATGTCTAAAATCAATGCAATAGTTAAAAAACTACCAGCAGTTGAAACATTAGGCTCTGTAAACATAATATGTTCAGATAAAACAGGTACTCTTACTCAAAATAAAATGACAGTTGTAAAACATTACACTCTAAATAATATTAAGGATGTACCCACTACAGAAACTGAATTTAATGCGAATAAAGATGAAGCGGAATTAATAAAAACATTAGTTTTATGTTCAGACGCTACTTATGAAAATGGAGAAAGTACTGGAGACCCTACTGAAGTAGCTTTAGTAGTATTGGGTCATAAGTATAAGCTTCCAAAAAGAGAATTAAATTCTAAATATGAAAGAGTTGGAGAAAAGCCATTTGATTCAGATAGAAAATTAATGTCAACCCTGAATAAGGAAGGAAAGGGATATAGAGTTCATACTAAGGGAGCTATTGATAATTTGTTAAAGATTTCAACTCATGCTCTTGTAGATGGAAAAGTAGTTCAACTAACTGAAGAAATGAGGAAAAAGTACTTAAAAGTAGCAGAGGAAATGTCAGATGATGCACTTAGAGTGCTTGGTGCAGCTTTTAAGGATACAACAAGTGTAATATCTCCTGATGAAATGGAAAAGGATCTAACTATCATTGGGTTAGTAGGAATGATAGATCCTCCAAGAGTTGAGGTAAAGGATTCTATAAAAGAAGCAAAAAATGCAGGTATAACCCCAGTAATGATAACTGGCGATCATAAAAATACAGCTGTTGCAATAGCTAAAGAATTGGGAATTGCAGAATCTATAGAACAAAGCTTAACAGGTGCTGAAATAGATGAAATGTCAGATGAAGAATTCTCAAGAAAAATAAACAAATATAGAGTATTTGCTAGGGTTTCTCCTGAGCACAAGGTTAAGATTGTTAGAGCTTTTAAATCTCATGGAAATATAGTATCCATGACTGGAGATGGGGTAAATGATGCTCCTTCATTAAAGTATGCAGATATAGGTGTTGCCATGGGTATAACTGGTACAGATGTTGCAAAAGGTGCTAGTGATATGATTCTTACAGATGATAACTTTACAACTATAGTTCATGCTATTGAAGAAGGTAGAAATATTTATAACAATATTAAAAAAGCAGTAATATTTCTATTATCATGTAATCTAGGTGAAGTTGTTACAATATTGGCTTCTATATTGTTTGGTTGGCCAGTACCACTTTCAGCTACACAGATTCTTTGGATTAATCTGATGACAGATAGCTTACCAGCCATTGCACTTGGTGTTGATCCTGGTGATCATGATGTTATGAAAAGAAAACCAAGGAATCCTAAGGAAAGCTTCTTTGCAGAAGGTGCAGCAACTAGAGCAATTATTGGTGGTGTATTAATAGGTATACTAACTCTAGCAGCTTTTTATTTCGGACTAAGCGAATTTGGTTATGGCTTAGGCTCAAAGGATATACCAGAACATGTATTAACCTACGCTAGAACAATGTCATTTGTCGTATTAGCAGCTTCACAATTATTTTATTCATTAACGATGAGAAATTCAATCAAGTCCATACTACAAGTTGGATTATTCTCAAATAAGTGGTTAATAGGTGCTATAATCGTAGGCTTTGTTCTACAGCTTGGAGTTATATCCATACCATTTCTTGCAGATGTATTTGGTGTTCATAATTTAAGTCTAAGAGACTGGGGCCTAGTAATAGGGTTTGCCTTAGTTCCGTTAGTAGTAAATGAAATGATTAAGGCATTTGCAAGACTAAAGGCATAATGCAGCGGGGACGGTTCTTTTTGCATCTGTTTATGATGCAGTAGAGACTGTCCCCATTGCATTTTAGAAGGTATGCAGATATTAATGTAGAATATTTATATTACCAATACACTTAAGTAATTTATGTATTGAGAAGTAAGAAATGAAGTGATTGAAAGGTTTAGGGGAGAGTAAAAAATTATGAAAGAGTTAGGAAACTACTATATAAAATTGAGAGAAAATTTACATCAGAAAGATTATGAAGATATTAGTGGACTACAGAAGCTTTGTATGGAAACAGATAAAGTAAATTTAAAATTAGAAATTGATTATAAGTTACAACTAGCAGAGTCAAAACCTAGTAATACAAATGAGATTAATGAATTCATGTATTATAATGATAGCAATGAACTC
The sequence above is drawn from the Proteiniborus sp. DW1 genome and encodes:
- a CDS encoding FeoC-like transcriptional regulator, which codes for MLKDVLKEISNAKAFSVSLLAKNLKISEGLVEDIVKELSRMGYIVEDMGSPTCGIPCSGCAMKAFCNSIPIKTFTVTAKGKKLLESIQKTYV
- a CDS encoding 4Fe-4S binding protein; its protein translation is MKNLNNYYIKTNRSFSFIRKFAWILTVLVAIGGQWEPKLGLIVIFIMAGLTITAFFNGRYWCGNFCPHGSLFDKVILPISKNKKIPNFLKSKFMIIGFLIFFMANFIRRILKIFQAWGTYDFLDKLGYLFSNTYLMVLIVGGILAIFINVRTWCQFCPMGTIQKLSYKLGKALGFAKKTEKKITISNQEKCYKCGKCARVCPFQLMPYMEFSHNNQLNNIDCIKCSTCVVNCPAGILSLEKMSRS
- a CDS encoding cation-translocating P-type ATPase → MWFSKSQEEVLKELNVNPKTGLATEEVNSRLQKYGENKLKGKPKKSLISLFLAQLKDMLIYVLLGATAITIAIGHYEDAIIILLVVILNAVIGVVQENKAEKAIEALQQMTTPKTLVRRDGEVKEIDSEKVVPGDIVIIDAGRYIPADIRLINSANLQIEESALTGESVPSAKDANDIHEDPKTPIGDKSNMAFMSTLATYGRGEGVVVATAMETEIGKIAKILDEGNDELTPLQRRLEELGKVLGFLAIGICAVIFLIGVFQKRDLFDMFLVAISLAVAAIPEGLAAIVAIVLALGVTRMSKINAIVKKLPAVETLGSVNIICSDKTGTLTQNKMTVVKHYTLNNIKDVPTTETEFNANKDEAELIKTLVLCSDATYENGESTGDPTEVALVVLGHKYKLPKRELNSKYERVGEKPFDSDRKLMSTLNKEGKGYRVHTKGAIDNLLKISTHALVDGKVVQLTEEMRKKYLKVAEEMSDDALRVLGAAFKDTTSVISPDEMEKDLTIIGLVGMIDPPRVEVKDSIKEAKNAGITPVMITGDHKNTAVAIAKELGIAESIEQSLTGAEIDEMSDEEFSRKINKYRVFARVSPEHKVKIVRAFKSHGNIVSMTGDGVNDAPSLKYADIGVAMGITGTDVAKGASDMILTDDNFTTIVHAIEEGRNIYNNIKKAVIFLLSCNLGEVVTILASILFGWPVPLSATQILWINLMTDSLPAIALGVDPGDHDVMKRKPRNPKESFFAEGAATRAIIGGVLIGILTLAAFYFGLSEFGYGLGSKDIPEHVLTYARTMSFVVLAASQLFYSLTMRNSIKSILQVGLFSNKWLIGAIIVGFVLQLGVISIPFLADVFGVHNLSLRDWGLVIGFALVPLVVNEMIKAFARLKA